In one window of Plasmodium berghei ANKA genome assembly, chromosome: 14 DNA:
- a CDS encoding isoleucine--tRNA ligase, putative, whose product MIKCLFFIAFIFLLIYIKFSKCVSLYKNNNFLFPLKNLKSSNFINPIKNTHKFKIRLNEHKKTIKDVIKESINLPSKFLPTIYNSFDKQILIQELWNKNNIYEKRNFLNIKKCIYSKKKNNSKGKTIRDFPQNSLTYEMKNETKKKTKFEKENLSKNNLMKYLQNNEIKNINEYIKSKSYSKKKKILSKLFNKLIKKIKIIHDGPPYANNDIHIGHILNKIIKDIYLKFFLLKNFFVLLIHGFDTHGLPIEYNVMKLLKINNIQDINLNDYPFNKIGFPSIYTNPPSHIFSKIRTFAKKKEIDNLFHGQLFQTCRSMNSQSEDAVMKKKIDSFKTLCKLYSSYFINKQFISLISYGIWGYWNYSYITFYKFYEQIQRSVFEKLLKKKYVYISNRPIYHSYETKTVLSDSEIIYKNRICNSFYFFYNFNKIGNNYLLAVLNQIKKNKLINEVIQLSNEEIEFCQYNYEMITDYIQGNYFSNNNYISTIVNKIINNLISNIKILVFTTQIYTIFNNKALLIHDKYLYRIVKGIYENSENVYFLICDKSFDMFYENFKKFYCKKNKIIQFKTIATIQGKCFNDSTYYNFINNQKNKFLLINENQINEHFGSGIVHIAPSHGFIDYNLYYKNNKLKKIYLNKSYYGNINNNLEKSKNKEKTNKINKVEKEKSEDFLFDISNQNVIDENDDLKEKYNKIIIEKCRKNINLIKQYENESNQSLILKFLKNNNYDCKLNQQKYSKININQNNSHLLFFYAFYENVFFYFPYEHSYPFDWRSHTTVQVKSLLQIYIDIEKIKNNKYFFKNIKNINFLNNNNKNYLINTIKDRNEWCISRQKYWGLNIPLKDIKLNDNNKLSFKNHIMDVWFDSSISYLYVLYICKHVLYNIYLKKILSTFKNNYNTNIYSNKFIQKKKKSISHWYTNHKYLNIKPNTQSFYIYDIYKEITENRNINHDKNIILNEISLLKNIIEKKKIFDPQKNYKNIIKEIKNKSNYFKIKKVDDTIFLNSKKKKEIYKNDLSIFLCCEGIDQIRGWFQSFFFIYFILNYINGKNTNFSSFKKYLPIKNVIVHNYVVDYNNVKMSKSLNNIISPHDIFIGINNQPQKMTKNVHEHMPMENYQNKTTSHSAIVRNTNDCVTNNCQTGILVDKPWDYRKGYFEKNDQTNDPKNGQTNNQTNSTLNINENNDKDKSNTNSRKEMKNLKNQFDDFTKNIKNNKKFNADIVRLWVCCYNFLDRNISISYDILENINKHIYLKIYNTLKFLLNNIYDLNFTEKKIEYNKLQIMDKYILYKKDCLIKNCLNSYKNFQLQLLIKYILNFIHKDIAIYIDYSKDRLYIHERNSINRRNCQKVFYKIIIDLLRILAPITPHLCEDLYQSFRNLKNSNLNKLKKINGKVKSIFLLPFPKIKNYKQVSLDILFLIKYYIHKQLNSYFSNSLLAIVYIYCDNDEILNLLKKFLKNVSPLDNFNNYDDLRFVFNVSNIILCNDLSDVQKMDENYKTYKIPLLTNIMNSNTNENNISDEFFQKNDQKNDFENILNFDEHTKYANLSIGIKKSESQRCSRCWMYGETVSFFKESFFCPRCLNIIKTYL is encoded by the exons atgaTTAAATGcctattttttatagcattcatatttttgttaatttatataaaattttcaaaatgtgtatctttatataaaaataataattttttatttcctttaaAAAATCTTAAATCgtcaaattttataaaccctattaaaaatacacaCAAATTTAAAATCAGATTAAATgaacataaaaaaactattaAAGATGTAATAAAGGAATCTATTAATTTACCTAGTAAATTTTTGCCAACTATATATAACAGTTTCGACAA gcaaatattaatacaaGAATTGTggaataaaaacaatatatatgaaaaaagaaattttttaaatataaaaaaatgtatatatagtaaaaaaaagaataattcAAAGGGGAAGACAATAAGGGATTTCCCACAAAATAGTTTAACAtatgaaatgaaaaatgaaacaaaaaaaaagacaaaatttgaaaaagaaaatttgtcaaaaaataatcttATGAAATATCTccaaaataatgaaataaaaaatattaatgagtatataaaatcaaagtcatattcaaaaaaaaaaaaaatattatccaaattatttaataaattaattaaaaaaattaaaattatacatgATGGTCCACCATATGCGAATAATGACATTCACATTGgacatatattaaataaaataataaaagatatatatttaaaattttttttgttaaaaaatttttttgtattattaattcATGGCTTTGATACCCATGGTTTACCTATTGAATATAATGTTATGAAgttgttaaaaataaacaatatacaagatattaatttaaatgattatccatttaataaaatcgGATTCCCAAGCATTTACACTAATCCCCCTAGTCATATATTTAGTAAAATACGAACGTTTGCAAAAAAGAAGGAAAttgataatttatttcatgGCCAATTGTTTCAAACATGTAGATCTATGAACAGTCAAAGTGAAGATGCtgtaatgaaaaagaagataGACAGCTTTAAAACATTatgtaaattatattcttcttattttataaataaacaatttatttCCTTAATTTCTTATGGAATATGGGGCTATTGGAACTATTCTtatattacattttataaattttatgaacaaaTTCAGAGAAGTGTTTTTGAAAAACTTCTGAAAAAG aaatatgtatacattAGCAATCGACCCATATACCATAGTTATGAAACAAAAACTGTACTTTCAGATAgtgaaataatatataaaaaccGTATTTGCAATTccttttactttttttataattttaataaaataggaAATAACTATTTGTTAGCAGTTTTAAaccaaattaaaaaaaacaaattaataaatgaagTTATCCAATTAAGCAATGAAGAAATAGAATTTTGTCAATACAATTATGAAATGATTACAGATTACATACAaggaaattatttttcgaATAACAACTACATTAGCACAATagtaaacaaaataataaataatttgatatcaaatataaagaTTTTAGTTTTCACaacacaaatatatacaatatttaataacaaAGCTTTGTTAATAcatgataaatatttatatagaatagtaaaaggaatatatgaaaattcagaaaatgtatattttcttatatGTGATAAATCTTTTGATAtgttttatgaaaattttaaaaaattttattgtaaaaaaaataaaattattcaatTTAAAACTATTGCTACAATACAAGGAAAATGTTTTAATGACTCTACAtactataattttattaataatcaaaaaaataaatttttattaattaatgaaaatcaaataaatgaaCATTTTGGATCAGGGATTGTTCATATTGCCCCATCACATGGGTTTATCGATTATAACttgtattataaaaataataaacttaaaaaaatatatttaaataaatcatattatggaaatataaataataatttagaaaaatcaaaaaataaggaaaagacaaacaaaataaataaagttgaaaaagaaaaaagtgaagattttttatttgatattaGCAATCAGAATGTTATTGACGAAAATGATGATttgaaagaaaaatataataaaataataattgaaaaatgtagaaaaaatattaatttgataaaacaatatgaaaatgaatCAAATCaatcattaatattaaaatttttgaaaaataataattacgATTGTAAATTGAATcaacaaaaatatagcaaaattaacataaatcaaaataattcacatttattatttttttatgccttttatgaaaatgtttttttttattttccatatGAGCATTCATATCCATTTGATTGGCGTTCACACACAACTGTTCAGGTAAAATCATTAttacaaatttatatagatattgaaaaaataaaaaataataaatatttttttaaaaatataaaaaacattaattttttaaataataataataaaaattacctaataaatacaataaaaGATCGAAATGAATGGTGTATAAGTAGACAAAAATATTGGGGATTAAATATTCCCTTAAAagatattaaattaaatgataataacaaattaaGTTTTAAAAATCATATCATGGATGTATGGTTTGATTCATCAATTTCGTATCTCTAtgttttgtatatatgtaagcatgtcttatataatatatatttgaagaaaattttatcaacttttaaaaataattataataccaatatttatagtaataaattcatacaaaaaaaaaagaaatctATATCACATTGGTATACtaatcataaatatttgaatatcAAGCCCAATACACaatcattttatatatatgacaTATATAAGGAAATTACagaaaatagaaatatcaatcatgataaaaatattattttaaatgaaataagcttacttaaaaatattatcgaaaaaaaaaaaatatttgatccacaaaaaaattataaaaatataataaaagaaataaaaaataaaagtaattattttaaaataaaaaaagttgatgatactatttttttaaatagtaagaaaaaaaaagagataTACAAAAACGATTTATCAATATTCCTATGTTGTGAAGGAATAGATCAAATAAGGGGATGGTTTcaatcttttttttttatttattttattttaaattatataaatgggaaaaatacaaatttttcatcttttaaaaaatatttgcctataaaaaatgttatagttcataattatgttgtagattataataatgttaaAATGAGCAAaagtttaaataatattatttctccacatgatatatttataggTATTAATAATCAGCCTCAAAAAATGACGAAAAATGTGCATGAACATATGCCAATGgaaaattatcaaaataaaacaacTAGCCATTCTGCTATTGTTCGAAATACCAATGACTGTGTTACCAACAATTGCCAAACCGGTATACTAGTTGATAAACCATGGGATTATAGAAAAGgctattttgaaaaaaacgACCAAACAAATGACCCAAAAAACGGCCAAACAAATAACCAAACAAATTCGACACTGAATATAAacgaaaataatgataaagaCAAAAGTAATACTAACTCGCGtaaagaaatgaaaaatctTAAAAATCAATTTGATGAtttcacaaaaaatatcaagAACAACAAAAAGTTCAATGCTGATATTGTAAGGCTATGGGTCTGTtgctataattttttagatAGAAACATTTCTATTAGTTATGATATActagaaaatattaacaaacatatatatttaaaaatatataacacccttaaatttttattaaacaatatatatgatttaaattttacagaaaaaaaaatagaatatAATAAGCTTCAAATTAtggataaatatatattatataaaaaagattgcttaattaaaaattgtttaaacagttataaaaattttcaattaCAGCTacttattaaatatatattaaactTTATACATAAAGATATagcaatatatattgattATAGTAAAGATAggttatatatacatgagAGAAATTCTATAAATCGAAGAAATTGCCAAAAGGTTttctataaaattattattgaCTTGTTAAGAATATTAGCGCCTATAACACCACATTTGTGTGAAGATTTATATCAAAGTTTTCgaaatttgaaaaatagtaatttaaacaaattaaaaaagataaatgGAAAAGTAAAATCGATTTTTTTACTCCCATttccaaaaataaaaaattataaacaaGTTAGCTTAGATATCTTATTCTTAATAAAATACTATATTCATAAACAGCTAAATTCATATTTCTCAAATTCATTACTAGccattgtttatatttattgtgATAACGATGAGATTCTTAActtactaaaaaaatttttgaaaaatgtgAGTCCACTAgacaattttaataattatgatgaTCTTCGATTTGTATTCAATGTATCAAATATTATTCTATGTAATGATTTATCCGATGTTCAAAAAATGGacgaaaattataaaaccTATAAAATTCCCCTCCTTACTAATATTATGAACAGTAATACGAACGAAAACAATATTTCTGACGAATTTTTTCAGAAAAATGACCAAAAAAACGATTTTGAAaacatattaaattttgatGAACACACTAAATATGCAAACTTAAGCATAGGAATAAAGAAATCGGAATCACAACGATGCTCCAG GTGCTGGATGTATGGTGAGACGGTGAGTTTCTTTAAGGAGAGTTTTTTTTGCCCAAGATGCTTGAATAtcataaaaacatatttataa
- a CDS encoding small subunit rRNA processing factor, putative, with protein MVENVQNNFKEKGNDGKRHSHYMDKKSKPKWDNKFMNKSKKNNIKDRKNDFRKTTNSNYIALGKKNQNNLKNSYDKKKFIPFNENENSNNQNYTYINDSYDMGIYKNNEESDIDINSIKIDNNATTSDSKDNEKCLNNKSGDIKNVNYVDYITSLKKNDEKNGEKNDEKNDEKNDEKNDEKNDENEKNKVYNFFLVFSPLAITSIKNKSSIINADEHMDFLEKKLKSLDELIDITRNYRDRQNLQRTRYNIKNKLDNIRLDILFFTLLSLRDSIINKKKKIQIYIHTINGLLIYVSPLFRVPRNFFIFKKVMLSLMKNNIITDENKNTLLKILPYSVKYYIGSSTCIWISNDGFPTDAKKFADKLKVSNGKYSFFLSLSNNYNLTYFMEKTKNRNEENINFNYHIKLSDLKLSPITICSKLSHFLN; from the exons ATGGTGGAAAACGtgcaaaataattttaaagaaaaaggaAATGATGGGAAAAGACACAGCCATTATAtggataaaaaaagtaaaccAAAATGGGATAACaaatttatgaataaaagtaaaaaaaataatataaaggATAGAAAAAACGATTTTCGAAAAACAACTAACAGTAATTATATTGCTTTgggtaaaaaaaatcaaaacaatttaaaaaatagctatgataaaaaaaaatttatacctttcaatgaaaatgaaaattcgAATAACCAAAATTATACTTACATTAATGATTCATATGATATGggtatttataaaaataatgaagaatCAGATATCGATATAAattctataaaaatagataaTAATGCAACTACTTCAGATTCAAAGGACAATGAAAAATGTCTAAATAACAAAAGTggagatataaaaaatgttaactATGTTGATTATATAACCagtcttaaaaaaaatgacgaaaaaaatggcgaaaaaaatgacgaaaaaaatgacgaaaaaaatgacgaaaaaaatgacgaaaaaaatgacgAAAACGAGAAGAATAAAGTTTATAACTTTTTCCTCGTATTTAGCCCACTAGCTATAACaagtataaaaaacaaaagcAGTATAATTAATGCTGATGAGCATATGGATTTtcttgaaaaaaaattaaaaagtcTTGATGAATTAATAGATATAACTCGAAATTATAGAGACAGACAAAATTTACAACGAACaagatataatattaaaaataaacttgATAATATCAGATtggatattttattttttacattattaaGTCTTAGAGATTcgataattaataaaaaaaaaaaaatacaaatatatattcatacaATAAATggattattaatttatgtaTCTCCTTTATTTCGTGTACCTAgaaattttttcatatttaaaaaagttatgttaagtttaatgaaaaacaatattattactgatgaaaataaaaacactCTCTTAAAAATTCTTCCTTACTCAGTTAAATACTATATAGGATCGTCAAC GTGCATTTGGATATCAAATGATGGGTTTCCAACAGATGCTAAAAAGTTTGCagataaattaaaagttTCGAATGGGAAATATTCTTTCTTCCTTTCCCTTTcgaataattataatttaacaTACTTCAtggaaaaaacaaaaaatcgaaatgaagaaaatattaattttaattatcatattaaattatCCGATTTGAAATTATCGCCTATAACTATTTGTTCAAAATTGTCAcactttttaaattaa
- a CDS encoding splicing factor 3B subunit 6, putative, which translates to MSRRNIRLPAEVSRILYVRNLPYKITADELYDIFGKYGTVRQIRKGNSEGTRGTSFVVYDDIYDAKNALDHLSGFNVAGRYLVILYYDPVKAQKKKELQEKLKNEKESS; encoded by the exons atgtCTAGAAGAAACATACGATTACCCGCTGAAGTCAGCCGAATCCTTTATGTCAG AAATTTGCCATATAAGATAACGGCTGATGAAttatatgatatttttgGAAAATATGGAACAGTTAGGCAAATAAGAAAAGGAAATTCTGAAGGAACTAGAGGAACTTCATTTGTCGTTTATGACGATATATATGATGCTAAAAATGCATTAGATCATTTATCTGGTTTTAATGTTGCAGGCAGATATTTAGTTATTTTATACTATGACCCTGTTAAGGcacaaaagaaaaaagaattacaagaaaaattaaaaaatgaaaaagaatcatcataa
- a CDS encoding rRNA-processing protein, putative, translating into MKKKVFLNKHHIKNKNFQRKKQKYFTDKKFLRKFKKIKELNETKTEIVKTDPIKNFFFTPITEGDIKEQEQNENSERNAYRRVKTSNKLESCDNKSDEEDENDERNINSKYNNIKKKGGKTDIYRKELSLIEQNKQGQLSKEEKEALFLKKKQEKDEKKKIRFQKFKRLNQKTKKGQPVMKNLIKHLIKKI; encoded by the coding sequence atgaaaaaaaaagtattcttaaataaacatcacattaaaaataaaaacttcCAAAGAAAGAAACAAAAGTATTTTactgataaaaaatttttgagaaaatttaaaaaaattaaagaattaaatgaaaCCAAAACTGAAATCGTTAAAACCGATCCAATAAAAAACTTCTTTTTCACCCCAATCACTGAAGGGGATATCAAAGAACAggaacaaaatgaaaatagtgAAAGGAATGCATATAGAAGAGTAAAAACATCTAATAAATTAGAAAGTTGTGATAATAAATCTGATGAAGAggatgaaaatgatgaacGGAATATAAATTccaaatataataacataaaaaaaaaaggaggTAAAACAGATATTTATAGGAAAGAATTAAGTTTGAtagaacaaaataaacaagGGCAATTATctaaagaagaaaaagaagcattatttttaaaaaaaaaacaagaaaaagatgaaaaaaaaaaaatacgatttcaaaaatttaaaagattaaatcaaaaaacaaaaaaaggTCAACCtgttatgaaaaatttaattaagcatttaataaaaaaaatttaa